Proteins co-encoded in one Pseudarthrobacter chlorophenolicus A6 genomic window:
- a CDS encoding pyridoxamine 5'-phosphate oxidase family protein, with product MMFEHADGQPVLELTDEQSWELLEGTKHGRLVVSVAGEPDIFPVNYVTAGRKIYLRTAPGNKLAQLTINSKVLFETDGILSDQAWSVVLRGSARVLSNSAELEKVEALGLKTWVPTLKDFYVEIDPSSVSGRHFNFGEQPEREI from the coding sequence ATGATGTTTGAACACGCAGATGGGCAACCCGTTCTCGAACTCACCGACGAGCAGTCCTGGGAACTCCTGGAGGGCACCAAGCACGGCAGGCTGGTGGTTTCCGTTGCGGGCGAACCTGACATTTTCCCGGTCAACTACGTCACGGCAGGCAGGAAGATCTACCTGAGGACAGCACCGGGCAACAAGCTGGCACAGCTGACCATCAACTCCAAGGTGCTCTTCGAAACGGACGGCATCCTCTCGGACCAGGCGTGGTCCGTGGTCCTTCGCGGCAGCGCCCGCGTGCTGAGCAATTCCGCGGAGTTGGAAAAGGTTGAGGCGCTCGGGCTGAAGACCTGGGTTCCCACGCTTAAGGACTTCTACGTGGAGATCGATCCCAGCTCCGTCAGCGGGCGGCACTTCAACTTCGGAGAGCAGCCTGAGCGGGAGATCTAG
- the bsaP gene encoding biotin synthase auxiliary protein BsaP has product MNTIPPGASPDAAALYCGLCGEPREENAREDSPGERPHRRKDADDGGTRPPSSAHLRCASALHLEPPRFCGHCARRLKVQVTPQGWWASCSRHGVTTYPASEP; this is encoded by the coding sequence GTGAACACGATCCCGCCGGGAGCCTCCCCCGATGCTGCGGCCCTGTACTGCGGCCTCTGCGGCGAGCCCCGCGAAGAGAACGCCCGCGAGGACAGCCCCGGCGAACGCCCTCACCGCAGGAAGGACGCGGACGACGGCGGGACCCGTCCGCCGTCGTCCGCCCACCTGCGGTGCGCGTCGGCGCTGCACCTGGAACCGCCGCGGTTCTGCGGCCATTGCGCGCGCCGCCTGAAGGTCCAGGTCACCCCGCAGGGCTGGTGGGCCTCCTGCTCACGTCATGGCGTCACCACCTACCCTGCCAGCGAGCCGTGA
- the bioB gene encoding biotin synthase BioB encodes MTPTVHTWPILETARTQVLEQGIGLTEDQLVEVLQLPDEALPQALELAHQVRLRHCGEDVEVEGIVSIKTGGCPEDCHFCSQSGLFDSPVRGVWLDIPELVKAAKETAATGATEFCIVAAVRGPDIKLMNQVKFAIGRINEEVDINIACSLGMLTQQQVDQLAGWGVHRYNHNLETARSFFPQVVTTHTYEERLETCAMVKAAGMELCCGALLGMGESLHQRAELAAQLAALEPHEVPLNFLNPRPGTPLENQGLMDGKDALRAIAAFRLAMPRTVLRYAGGRELTLGDLGTREGLLGGINAVIVGNYLTTLGRPATADLSLLVDLNMPIRELQKTL; translated from the coding sequence ATGACCCCTACCGTTCACACCTGGCCCATCCTGGAAACAGCCCGCACCCAGGTACTCGAGCAGGGCATCGGCCTCACCGAAGACCAGCTGGTGGAGGTCCTCCAACTTCCGGACGAGGCGCTTCCCCAGGCCTTGGAGCTGGCGCACCAGGTCCGGCTCCGGCATTGCGGCGAGGACGTGGAGGTTGAGGGCATCGTTTCCATCAAGACCGGCGGCTGCCCGGAAGACTGCCACTTTTGCAGCCAGTCCGGGCTCTTTGACAGCCCCGTCCGCGGCGTTTGGCTCGATATTCCGGAACTGGTCAAAGCCGCCAAGGAAACTGCGGCCACCGGCGCTACGGAGTTCTGCATTGTGGCCGCCGTACGCGGCCCGGACATCAAGCTGATGAACCAGGTCAAGTTCGCCATCGGCCGCATCAACGAGGAGGTGGACATCAACATCGCGTGTTCCCTGGGCATGCTCACCCAGCAGCAGGTGGACCAGCTCGCCGGCTGGGGCGTCCACCGCTACAACCACAATCTCGAGACCGCCCGCAGCTTCTTCCCGCAGGTGGTCACCACCCACACCTATGAGGAGCGGCTCGAGACCTGCGCCATGGTGAAGGCTGCCGGCATGGAACTGTGCTGCGGCGCACTCCTCGGAATGGGCGAGTCACTCCACCAGCGGGCGGAGCTCGCCGCCCAGCTGGCTGCACTGGAGCCGCACGAAGTGCCGCTGAACTTCCTCAACCCCAGGCCGGGGACGCCGCTCGAAAACCAGGGCCTCATGGACGGCAAGGATGCCCTCCGGGCCATCGCTGCCTTCCGGCTCGCCATGCCTCGAACGGTCCTGCGTTACGCCGGCGGACGCGAGCTCACGCTGGGTGACCTGGGCACCCGCGAAGGGCTTCTGGGCGGCATCAACGCCGTCATCGTGGGCAACTACCTCACCACCCTGGGCCGCCCCGCCACCGCCGACCTCAGCCTGCTGGTGGACCTCAACATGCCCATCAGGGAACTGCAGAAGACCCTGTGA